One region of Malania oleifera isolate guangnan ecotype guangnan chromosome 6, ASM2987363v1, whole genome shotgun sequence genomic DNA includes:
- the LOC131157883 gene encoding uncharacterized protein LOC131157883, producing the protein MLCFGSKPFSSSFLLILLSLLLCSTFFTFSHGSSNVQNLQPTRAFPELVEEREQNGFVPWVRRRSLAETGNSSELILAEKGTYRKDPTDGFKRYTGGWNISNQHYWASVGFTAVPLFFIAAIWFVAFGLCLSLICLCYCCCSREPYGYSRTAYALALIFLIVFTIAAIAGCVVLYTGQGKFHTSTTDTLDYVVHKASTTVDNLRSVSGYLSAAKKVGVDQVTLADNIQSNIDNIQKKINTSANTLSERTKKNSRDIQQVLDDVRLALIVLAAVMLFLAFLGFLFSILGMQCLVYFLVIIGWILVAGTFILCGVFLLLHNVVADTCVAMDEWVQNPTAHTALDDILPCVDNATAQETLLRSKDVTFQIVNMVNSAISNVSNANVPPNVGPPLYFNQSGPLMPILCNPFNSGLTNRQCAAGEVEMNNATEVWKNYICQASASGICTTPGRVTHDIYGQIAAAVNVSYGLYHYGPFLVSLQDCTFVRETFTDISGEYCPGLRRYSQWIYVGLVMVSAAVMLSLIFWVIYARERRHRVYTKRLTGGHSGGHFDKAP; encoded by the exons ATGTTATGCTTCGGATCAAAGccgttttcttcttcttttcttctgaTTCTGCTTTCCCTTTTGCTATGCTCAACATTCTTCACCTTCTCCCATGGCAGCTCTAATGTTCAAAATCTCCAGCCTACGCGTGCTTTTCCTG AGCTTGTCGAGGAGAGGGAGCAAAATGGGTTTGTTCCATGGGTACGAAGAAGGTCTCTGGCTGAAACTGGTAACAGCTCGGAGCTGATTTTGGCTGAGAAGGGAACGTACAGGAAAGACCCCACTGATGGGTTCAAGCGCTACACGGGAGGTTGGAATATCAGCAATCAGCATTACTGGGCT TCAGTTGGTTTCACAGCAGTTCCCCTGTTCTTTATCGCTGCGATCTGGTTTGTTGCATTTGGACTATGTCTGTCCCTCATCTGTCTCTGTTACTGCTGTTGCAGTCGAGAGCCTTATGGCTATTCCCGAACAGCTTATGCCCTCGCCCTTATTTTCCTCATAGTTTTCACCATTGCTGCTAT TGCTGGATGTGTGGTCCTCTACACCGGCCAGGGGAAGTTCCATACTAGTACAACAGACACCTTGGATTATGTTGTGCACAAGGCAAGTACAACTGTTGATAATCTTAGGAGTGTCTCGGGCTATCTTTCTGCTGCCAAGAAGGTTGGAGTTGATCAGGTTACTTTAGCTGACAATATTCAGTCGAACATTGACAATATCCAAAAGAAGATAAATACTTCCGCTAATACTCTTTCTGAACggacaaaaaaaaattcaagagacATACAGCAAGTTTTGGATGATGT GAGGCTTGCTCTTATTGTTCTAGCAGCTGTTATGCTCTTTTTGGCATTTCTTGGATTTT TGTTCTCCATCCTTGGAATGCAAtgtcttgtgtattt CTTGGTTATCATTGGCTGGATCCTCGTAGCTGGCACATTCATATTGTGCGGTGTTTTTCTTCTCCTCCATAA TGTGGTCGCAGACACGTGTGTAGCGATGGATGAATGGGTGCAGAATCCCACTGCTCATACTGCTTTAGATGATATCCTGCCATGCGTGGATAATGCAACTGCCCAAGAAACCTTGTTGCGAAGCAAGGATGTGACTTTCCAAATTGTCAACATGGTTAATTCTGCTATAAGCAATGTCTCCAATGCTAACGTCCCTCCAAATGTTGGGCCTCCTTTATATTTCAATCAGTCAGGTCCTCTGATGCCTATTCTGTGCAATCCGTTTAATTCTGGCCTGACTAATAGGCAATGTGCAGCTGGTGAAGTGGAAATGAACAATGCTACAGAG GTGTGGAAGAATTATATCTGTCAGGCTTCGGCATCCGGAATATGTACAACGCCTGGACGGGTGACTCACGACATCTACGGCCAGATAGCTGCTGCAGTAAATGTTAGCTATGGTCTGTATCACTACGGCCCATTCCTAGTTTCTCTGCAAGACTGCACTTTTGTGAGAGAAACATTCACTGATATCAGCGGAGAATATTGTCCTGGTCTGCGGCGGTACAGTCAGTGGATCTATGTTGGTTTGGTTATGGTCTCTGCTGCTGTGATGCTTTCACTGATCTTCTGGGTAATCTACGCACGAGAGCGACGACACCGCGTTTACACCAAAAGGTTAACAGGGGGACACTCGGGAGGGCATTTTGACAAGGCTCCCTAG